One stretch of Leadbetterella byssophila DSM 17132 DNA includes these proteins:
- a CDS encoding ABC transporter ATP-binding protein: MLKLEAYSKAYSGHTIIERSDLEIPMGIHWVKGQNGSGKSTLFRSIGGIIPFDGNILWKEKDLKKNPVAYRLCVNLGEAEPLYPEFLSGWDILKFVAEAKRAEEGQLFAFGELFGSDQYWKQPIGTYSSGMTKKIGIIAAFLGSPELILLDEPLVTLDKVSIQKLVDLILEKYKKESVSFLLSSHQDTALEALPITQFYEVKYGRIYEQNTLSDLG, from the coding sequence ATGTTAAAACTTGAAGCTTACAGCAAGGCCTATTCGGGACATACTATTATAGAAAGAAGTGATTTGGAGATTCCTATGGGAATCCATTGGGTGAAAGGACAAAACGGCTCCGGAAAGTCCACCTTGTTTCGAAGCATAGGAGGGATTATCCCTTTTGATGGAAATATACTTTGGAAAGAGAAAGATTTGAAGAAGAATCCTGTTGCCTATAGGCTATGTGTGAATTTGGGAGAGGCTGAGCCTTTGTATCCGGAATTCTTATCGGGATGGGATATATTAAAGTTTGTAGCTGAAGCAAAACGTGCGGAGGAGGGGCAGTTGTTTGCCTTTGGGGAATTGTTTGGTTCAGATCAATATTGGAAGCAGCCTATAGGAACGTATTCCTCGGGCATGACAAAGAAGATTGGGATCATAGCGGCTTTTTTGGGAAGTCCGGAACTGATCTTATTGGATGAGCCACTAGTCACTTTAGACAAAGTTAGTATTCAGAAACTAGTTGATCTGATCCTGGAAAAATATAAAAAGGAGAGTGTAAGTTTTCTGCTGTCTTCGCATCAGGATACCGCTTTAGAGGCTTTGCCTATCACCCAATTTTATGAAGTGAAATACGGAAGAATATATGAGCAGAATACTTTATCTGACTTGGGTTAA
- the tyrS gene encoding tyrosine--tRNA ligase, with protein MGFIEELRWRGMIQDIMPGTEEQLNKEMTTGYIGFDPTARSLHIGNLATIMVLKQFQMAGHKPLALVGGATGMVGDPSGKSAERNFLSEETLLENQEGIKKQLEKFLDFNCGENSAEIVNNYDWFKDISFLQFLREAGKYLTVNYMSSKDSVKRRIETGISFTEFSYQLIQGYDYYHLYKTRGVKLQMGGSDQWGNITTGTELIRRKEGENADYSAYALTTPLLTKADGTKFGKSEGGNVWLDPELTSPYQFYQFWINQNDADLPRLMRVYCCFLSKEQIEAIEAEHAQAPHLRVAQKALAKEVTTMVHGADAYEKAVQASEVLFGKSTVEALKNLDEQTFKEVFEGVPQTKVQKSDLTNESNLLELISVLSNGEVYPSKTEARKALQANAVSVNKTKIQDDKLPVNDIELLHGKYILLGKGKKNHIIELV; from the coding sequence ATGGGTTTTATTGAAGAATTAAGATGGAGAGGCATGATACAGGACATCATGCCTGGGACGGAGGAACAATTAAATAAAGAGATGACTACGGGGTATATTGGGTTTGACCCAACTGCCCGTTCTTTACATATAGGAAACTTAGCCACCATTATGGTTTTGAAACAATTCCAAATGGCCGGCCACAAGCCCCTGGCTTTAGTTGGAGGTGCCACCGGTATGGTAGGTGACCCTTCTGGAAAATCAGCAGAAAGAAATTTCCTTTCTGAAGAAACCCTTTTGGAAAACCAAGAAGGAATCAAAAAACAACTAGAGAAGTTCCTAGATTTTAATTGTGGGGAGAATTCTGCTGAAATAGTGAATAACTACGACTGGTTCAAAGATATTTCCTTCTTACAGTTCCTAAGAGAAGCCGGAAAATACTTGACAGTAAACTATATGAGTTCCAAAGATTCTGTAAAACGCAGAATCGAAACGGGTATTTCTTTCACCGAATTTTCATACCAATTAATTCAGGGATACGATTATTATCACTTATATAAAACCAGAGGTGTAAAACTTCAAATGGGAGGTTCTGACCAGTGGGGTAACATCACTACAGGTACAGAATTGATCCGTAGAAAAGAAGGGGAAAATGCAGATTATTCTGCTTATGCCTTGACTACACCTTTATTGACCAAAGCAGATGGCACCAAGTTCGGTAAATCTGAAGGTGGTAACGTTTGGTTAGATCCTGAACTAACCAGCCCTTACCAATTCTACCAATTCTGGATCAACCAGAACGATGCAGATTTGCCAAGATTGATGCGTGTGTATTGTTGCTTCCTATCCAAAGAACAAATAGAAGCCATTGAAGCGGAACACGCTCAAGCTCCTCATTTGCGTGTGGCTCAAAAAGCACTTGCGAAAGAAGTAACCACTATGGTTCACGGAGCTGATGCCTATGAAAAAGCAGTACAGGCTTCAGAAGTGCTTTTCGGAAAATCAACTGTCGAAGCTCTAAAAAACCTGGATGAGCAAACCTTCAAAGAAGTTTTTGAGGGAGTGCCTCAGACGAAAGTTCAGAAATCAGATTTGACGAACGAAAGCAATCTTCTAGAGTTGATTTCTGTATTGTCTAACGGGGAAGTATATCCTTCCAAGACTGAAGCCAGAAAAGCCTTACAAGCCAATGCTGTGAGCGTGAATAAAACTAAGATTCAAGACGACAAACTACCTGTAAATGATATAGAGCTATTACACGGTAAGTACATCCTGCTAGGTAAAGGAAAGAAGAATCATATCATTGAGTTGGTATAA
- a CDS encoding porin family protein: MHIARVLVLLLLTLPAAAQIEPRLFEFGPKLGLNLSNVSPSDTVTYSKKPTFGVQAGFFTRLNVGKFSLQPEFIYQAKGTSMSRPISAKHTYRYFSTPVLLGYTAIKHVYFEVGYERNWALNRMETIPTLNKPYGPGKKDDQSLIIGARVNLLDMFSLFSLNLRYVHGLNNVSELKSGNIPLEFANRSIQISATYTFSEQYLWNKKFGVKKK, from the coding sequence ATGCATATTGCCAGAGTATTAGTATTGCTCCTATTAACCCTTCCTGCCGCAGCGCAGATTGAACCAAGATTATTTGAATTCGGACCCAAACTGGGACTAAATCTTTCAAATGTCTCCCCCTCAGATACGGTTACCTATTCTAAAAAACCGACCTTCGGAGTTCAAGCAGGCTTTTTCACTCGATTGAATGTAGGGAAATTCAGTTTACAACCGGAATTTATTTATCAGGCAAAAGGCACGAGCATGTCACGTCCTATTTCTGCCAAACATACTTATCGCTACTTCTCCACTCCTGTATTATTGGGCTATACTGCCATCAAGCATGTGTATTTTGAAGTAGGATATGAAAGAAACTGGGCACTTAACAGGATGGAAACCATCCCTACCCTGAATAAACCGTATGGCCCGGGCAAAAAGGATGATCAAAGTTTGATCATTGGGGCTAGAGTAAATCTATTGGACATGTTTTCTCTATTTAGTCTAAACCTACGCTATGTACATGGCTTGAACAATGTCTCTGAACTAAAGAGTGGCAACATACCATTGGAATTTGCTAATCGCAGCATCCAAATAAGTGCTACCTACACTTTCTCAGAACAATACCTTTGGAACAAGAAATTTGGTGTTAAAAAGAAATAA
- a CDS encoding carbohydrate-binding family 9-like protein, producing the protein MYKEILNPYFKHSTTGEAVNYVTKVELLASEEALTINFQCEDNPYTSQNHMIEHNTPLYNQEVFEVFISKGTEDPTRYWEIEINPNAAVWIGEIEKLGDEPQQILRNLLPEEFGLDWEAKAELDRWEGKLVIPWDSIGAKGEVDFRLNFYRIRSKVSHEDPNWTCDAETCDFICWQSTLSGDQPAFHRPKKFGKLRIQ; encoded by the coding sequence ATGTATAAAGAAATTCTGAATCCCTATTTTAAGCACTCCACTACGGGTGAAGCAGTGAATTATGTAACTAAGGTGGAGCTCCTAGCCAGTGAAGAGGCACTGACCATCAATTTCCAATGTGAAGATAATCCATATACCTCGCAAAACCATATGATAGAGCACAATACTCCCCTCTATAATCAAGAGGTCTTTGAAGTTTTTATATCCAAAGGCACAGAAGATCCTACCCGATATTGGGAGATAGAAATCAATCCCAATGCTGCCGTATGGATAGGGGAGATTGAAAAGCTAGGAGATGAACCTCAACAGATCTTAAGAAATCTCCTGCCGGAAGAGTTTGGGTTAGATTGGGAAGCAAAGGCAGAATTAGATAGGTGGGAAGGGAAATTGGTCATTCCTTGGGATTCTATAGGTGCAAAAGGGGAAGTTGATTTCCGATTGAATTTTTATAGGATTCGTTCCAAAGTTTCTCATGAGGACCCGAATTGGACTTGTGATGCCGAAACCTGCGATTTTATTTGTTGGCAAAGCACCCTATCCGGAGATCAACCCGCGTTTCATAGGCCGAAAAAATTCGGAAAACTAAGAATACAGTAA